A stretch of Besnoitia besnoiti strain Bb-Ger1 chromosome III, whole genome shotgun sequence DNA encodes these proteins:
- a CDS encoding SAG-related sequence SRS38C (encoded by transcript BESB_050300), translating to MGQMRAYDATTAYSSVARHGSQVSGSALHRKVPTRWPLSLFSALLVHLLASLEIEGVPFCLVGECAQPAQPDCTETPGKTTCRCVDNAAKSLSATISETRKTLELQCPDSATKYAPDGLKGANVCAASTQKLTECHNCNPEDKCMDVNELLSGTEKVKWKSETPDSGNGPRTLTVPKDNLPYVDQQFKVGCLDTSGETEKCSVTVELEARKTSRTNNTVTCAYGKESNEAHETITLNPANNSFTLLCGTDGEVLPKNYQANYCPVDDAQKDVSTPCGGDYKSILPEYGSTWWSPETVKGGVTLAIPTEKFPEQTAKIRVGCLARAALTRGDTTQDPEQKTTVCNVDVTIEGTGSPSASASPLVPTEVVAGLSVIVWSGALASHA from the coding sequence ATGGGTCAAATGCGGGCGTACGACGCCACGACCGCTTACTCGAGTGTGGCTCGTCATGGGAGCCAGGTCTCGGGCTCGGCACTCCATCGAAAAGTGCCGACCAGATGGCCGCTGTCTTTGTTCAGTGCTTTACTAGTGCATTTACTTGCTTCTCTGGAGATTGAGGGTGTGCCGTTTTGTCTTGTCGGTGAGTGTGCGCAACCGGCACAACCTGACTGTACGGAGACGCCAGGGAAGACCACGTGCAGATGCGTTGACAACGCAGCGAAGTCGCTGAGCGCCACCATATCAGAAACACGAAAAACGTTGGAGCTTCAGTGCCCGGATTCGGCGACGAAGTATGCACCTGATGGGTTGAAAGGAGCAAACGTGTGCGCGGCAAGTACACAGAAGCTGACTGAATGTCACAACTGCAACCCAGAGGACAAGTGCATGGACGTCAACGAGCTTCTGTCTGGGACAGAGAAGGTGAAGTGGAAGTCGGAGACACCCGACAGCGGAAATGGCCCACGGACTCTCACTGTACCGAAGGACAATCTTCCCTACGTCGACCAGCAATTCAAGGTCGGCTGCCTCGATACGAGCGGTGAAACAGAAAAATGTTCGGTGACTGTTGAACTCGAGGCGAGGAAAACTTCGAGAACGAACAACACTGTGACCTGTGCCTACGGGAAAGAAAGCAACGAAGCACACGAGACCATCACACTCAACCCCGCGAACAACTCCTTCACCCTGTTGTGCGGGACGGACGGAGAAGTGCTGCCCAAAAACTACCAGGCGAACTACTGCCCAGTCGACGATGCACAGAAAGATGTCTCCACCCCATGCGGTGGCGACTACAAGAGTATTTTGCCGGAGTACGGAAGCACCTGGTGGAGCCCCGAAACGGTCAAAGGTGGCGTCACGCTGGCAATTCCAACGGAGAAGTTCCCGGAGCAGACTGCGAAGATTCGAGTAGGCTGCCTAGCGAGAGCTGCTTTGACCAGAGGTGACACCACACAAGATCCTGAACAGAAGACAACTGTTTGCAACGTCGATGTGACGATCGAAGGCACAGGATCACCTAGCGCTTCTGCATCTCCGCTCGTACCCACGGAAGTCGTTGCGGGGTTGTCAGTTATTGTCTGGAGTGGTGCACTGGCTTCCCATGCCTAG